The genomic DNA CTCCCAGGCGGCGAGAAAGGAGTGGCGCGCCATGCCGGACCACTCTTATCGGAGCAATGGAGGCGAGGTGAGGCTTTTGAAGTTTTTTACCCctttcttcttgttctttcttgtCTGAAATGTGTTTGTTTACTGCTTCGCAGGAGAGAGAGCATCTTAATGTGAACCAATCAGCTGAGAGGACAATACATGAGGTGTGTATGTTCTGATAGGTTCTCTCTGATAAGTGAATCTCGTTTTTTCCCCACACTTTCAGTTAGGAAACGATTTTGGTGAAGACCTGACGTTTACGGATGACGTTTTGGTGATAAGGTGCAGGTTGGTTCGGGACGCCAGGACGTGGAATTCTGTTCACTTACGATTGATGTTGGTAGTCAAATAACTGACGCTATGTTGCAAAGGAAGCTGCAAGAGATCTCAAGGCTGAGAGAACAACTTCAGCAAATGGAGATTGAACTTGCTAGGACGATTGCTAGGTCTGAGGTGCTAGAAATGCAAAATACTTATGAAGTAAAGCTCAAGGAGCAGATTGACATCAACAACAATCTCAAGGCATCTAACACATGCACTTTACTCTTCCTCTATAAGAGGGTGGTTtgcttgatttattaaaattgcTGGTGTTTCTCTTTAATAATTGTTGTGGCTTTGGATTTCAGCTATTATTATTCACATGTGTTCTTGGCTACATATTTAAATACAAATATATTAACAATCTGATACAGTGCATATTATTTGTATTTGCCTTTAACACCCAGTTTTAAGTTTCCATCAAAGAATGGCTACTACGTCATTATTACCATGTGTACTTTAATTTCCTCTTATAATAATTGTTTATGActggttttaaaaaataaaaaatccctAGTGAAAATGATATTTTGCCCTTTTTTCCACTTCAAAATTGTTGGTTTACCTGAATTTTTTTAGTTAAAGTTTTATGTTAGTGCCAAAATCTTTTGTATGCTACTTTAATATGTGATTCCATCTTTCTTGTTGTTTGCTCAACAGCTGAATTTTTGCTATTCTGACTTATAAGGTTAGTTTTGCACTCATCTTATCTTCTTCAATGCTTTGAATAGTGTTTTTGTTTGTCTACCTATATTTGCTCAAGGCTTTGACTTTGGTTCTTGATGTCTCTAAGCAAGTTAAATACCTATGTTGTTAAGTCTGTACATTCTCCATTCTTCTACTCTTGTGAGTTTATTTGCCGTTACTTCACTTGGATCGAATATTTGATTCATGTGACTTTTTCTCCTAATTCATCCTACTATTTGAACAGGAGCAACTTCGCGAAAGGGAAAAACGTTTACTTGAACTTGAGAGGAAAGtggaagagaaagagagggagctACATACTATGAAAATTGACAGTGAAGCAGTTTGTTTCGCTTGCCTCTATTTTCTTTTGCTGTTTTAATTGGAAGCTTGAGTTTTATTTGAGGGTTTACATTTTTTGTTAGGCATGGGCTAAAGAAGATCTTCTTAGGGAGCAAAATAAAGAGTTAGCCAACTATAGGTATATGAGTTTCCTCTAAAATTTGTTAAATGCTCCAGATTTCGTTATTAGTTTTCCCTTGAAACTGTTATCTTGAATTAATCAGGTATCATTCCCTTTATCTTAATTTTGGAAATTCTATTTAGCCAATTCTAAGAGTATGTACTGGTCCCTCAAATTTAGTTTTGTATGTATATCTTGTGTCCCACAAATTACCCTAGTGCTATTCCCATCAGCCTTTTTTTTCTGTAAAATTTGTTAATATTGTTAGCACAAGTGTATCAAGAACATTTATACACTTTTGGTTCCCTTGTTGGAATGATTGATGACTATTTATACAGCAATCTGTTACTTTGTTTGGTAGCAGTATTGGGTGCATACTTTTGGTTCCCTTGTTGGAATGATTGATGACTATTTATACAGCAATCTGTTACTTTGTTTGGTAGCAGTATTGGGTGCATTCACTGTGCATTTGTTTCTTGAATATAGTAAACAGTAAGTTGGGGTTATGTTGAACGTTATGTTGCTTGCTTTATAATAAAACAATTATGCCAAGGGCTCATCCTGTTCTCTTTCATTAACTGTTTTTGTGTTTTATATGGAAttctatttttatttagtttactgAATGATTTTGTGaatatttaaaacaattttactaGAGTGAAGCTTCATAAGCCTAATAGCGATTTTATGCAGAAGGGAGCGTGATAACTCTGAAGCTGAAAGAGCACAGCACCTGAGTCAAATTCATGATTTCCAAGAACTCATTCAAGATAAAGAGGGTCAAATCCTTGCATTGCAAGAGCAGGTTGCCCTGAAgctttctttatttatatactttCATTTCAGAATGAGCTTCTTCTCCCTGTAGTTGAAACCTAAGCTGATGAACTCTTGCCTCTTGGGACCTTAAGTTTCATTTTAAGCATTAGTTAACATTTTGTCTTGTGGATCGTTTCTTAGAAATATTACTGATGTGGCAGTGGGATGAACTGATACCACTTGAGGCAACACAAGCAAAATCTGTCATAGAGAAAGAAGGAAAAATTTCATGAATCAAGAACAAATTACATGTAAACCAAAAACCCGATTCTCTTAAGATGTCTAACTCACcctaaaaatttatctttttttaagAACTTATACAACTTTTCAAAACATAACAAACTTGTAAACAAATTTAAAaccttaaaattttgaaatgaacctTACAGTTTAGCCCCATATTTTGAACCACATCAACTACTTAATGTCATGAAGGGAAGCCttgacgcaacggtaaagttgttgctttgtgaccaaaaggtcacaagTTCGAATCCtaaaaacaacctcttgcaaaaagtagggtacggctgcgtacaatagatccttccctGGACCCCATGCGGCGAGAGATTCGTGCAGTGGGTTGTCTGTTTTTTTTATCAACTACTTAATGTCATGTACATGCCAATTGATAATGATCTAGTGCCACCTACATTCTAGTTATTTGGTTTTTGGATAGGATGATCCatgcatttcttttctttcttatttttcaagCAGGTGAACCTACTAATATATTCAAAGTTCACAATGGATTTCAAGGGTGACATTTATATGTGGATTTTGTGGAGCACTAAGTTTTTAtggatttgattaattaattggtCATTGATCAATTTGAAAACAGTTAAATCTTGAGCTTCATTCGTTCATAGCATACTTAGAAATCAGGTTAAACTGTTTTGGTTATTAACTGTAATCTTCAAACTGGATGCCCAGCTAGTTGTGTTTAACCCTCAAAATTGATGCACAGAAGCTAGGTTTGATCTGATTGACTTTCTTAATGCATTTTCTGAAGTTTCAGTTCTTATGACTCTACTCTactattaatattatttatatttctaCTGTatatcatttattattattattttttaaaaaaattgtggtTCAACTACCCACATTTTGACCAGTAAGCCAGTGGCTTGAATGTATATTTGCTTATTTTTTGGTCACGATCAGATTAGGATGTTTCCATGCCACTCATTATCTTCTGTTTCTACCAAGTGCAACTCACTGGACTAAGAGCGAAGGGCTACATGTAAGAAATGCTCATTTACATGTTTCAACACCATCGGAAACTTGAAGCTTCGTTTTCAGATCTGTCAGTATGATAGTTTAAATGTATCATATAGATTGAAAAAGTTTGTAGAAATGCTCTTCTTGGTAAGCAGTGTTTTCTCCCTGCACTTTCTGGGAGCTTCTGGTTGACATTTTCTTGGTAAAACACAATCATTTCtcagatatatgatttgtacttttGTTGGTTTTGCTTGTTGCCTAGAGTTCTATGCATCAGTGGATGTACAATATTCTCATCTTCAGATATAATGCCTAGCGATATTTTTGGGAATCCAAAATTCTCTAAAGAAGCTGACATAACTTGTGTGATTGTATCAACCTATTAATACATTATGGATTTAAGCCTTAGTGGGAACAACATTGTTTGTTAGCTGATCTCACTGCAATTTTTTAAGCTTCTGAAGATGGGCTTCAATGGAATTCCGCAATGGATGTATCCAGCTTTATGGTAAAGATGCTAGATAGTCACTGTTATTGTAATCAAGAGAGTTATCTGGTTTGTGAAATTGGATTATCCCATAACATGAGAAAGGTGAGAACAGACACATAAATTAAGGCTATCTAAAAGCTCCTCTGAAGTTGCTGGAGGATTCCAATACAGATCAGACATATATTGTCCAGGAAAAACCACATACCTGCTTGAATATTTTTTGTTTGATCTAATTATTTGCTAGATATTTTGACAAAACTGTCTGGTTTGGACTGGATATGCTAACTGAAATTGATTattgttttaatattttattcACCTTTTGTAATCTAACACATTGATTTGAAGTTTTGTCTAGTTGTCTGCAGTCTCCAACTGTAGCATATCCTTTTGTTTCCTTATTCTAAACAAACTGATCATATTCTCTCAGCATCGAGTTGCACAAGAAACTATTCATTTCAAGGAGGAACAGTTGAGAGAGGCACACACATGGATTGCACGTGTTCAAGAAATGGATGCTCTGCAGTCATCCACCAACCAGTCCTTGCAAGTTGAGCTACGAGAACGTATTGAGCACGTTAACCAATATTGGATCAGTATTCAACGGCAGGTTAGATTGTTAATGCTTTGTAATTTCAATGACAAAAGAAATTGAAAACATAACCCTTTTTGTTTGTGAtaaatttatgatagattattatATTCAACTTGCAAGATGGTTGTAGCCAATCCCCTATTAATTTGAACTCACAATTTTTTTGTATTGTCTGTTATTATATTTCTGTTTAATTTTTCGATACTTTGCTAGTTTCTTGAAATGGAACACCATCATATGCAAGCTATACAACAACTTCAGCTGGAGTTGGCTGAAGCAAGGGGAAATAATGGGAAACATAAAGATGGGTCACAAGTTGCCCGGGAGAACTCAGTggattcatctaattctaatgcAAGCCAGATTAATGTGATAGATGGTGGAAAATCAAACGCTCAGCTGGGTTTCTCATCTAATGGAAGTGTAGATGGGACTTCAGCctatgtttcaacttccaatccCTCTTCTAAGGTAAGAAAAGGTGTTAGTTTTCTAATTTTTTGCTTTTCATGCTAGAATCAAACAGTTATGATCTCTTCAGATATGGAAGGTTGGTGACTTCAGTCTTATATCTGTTATGTGTTGGAAGACAAAAGTACTTTTTGATTGCTGTTGGAATTTACTCTGAATTATATTAACTCAATCCATATAATTGTCAAAGAGTCTCAGAGAATAATTAAGTTGGATGAATTTCAATTTTTTGTAAGAACTTTTGATATCTTGAATATAATTTACAACAGCAAGACACTGATGAAGATATCATTAATACATTAAAATGTGAATAGTTGAAAGGGAAGTGAGTTTTGTTTGATGATGTTTTATCATTTAGCTTAAGTGAAATATTGATCAGATTATGACATTCAAGAATCCAACTTAAATCTTCTCACTTAGATATGATGTTTTCTAATTGTTATAAGATATTGCATTCTCCTGCAGTATACATATTTAATAAATTCCTAACCtgagcttatttatttattttccttgcaaattaaatataaatatctATACCATGCACGATTAGAGTTTGCATTTCTAAATTTCTTCCTTTTAGCAGCCTGAGCATGTTCCTGATGTTCCTCTAGTACCCTCCACCCTAATGGGAATGAATAGCTTCATTCCTCCAGGACAGATAGCTTCGCTGCATCCCTACATGTTGAATCCACTGAGTGTTCCTCACCCAGCAACATCCACCAATTTGCACATTCCCCAATCTCACATGGATCCTTATCAATCAATTCCTATAATTCCAAATCATCAACAATGGCAAAATCAGCGAGTACTGGTACTGTAGACTTTCTGGCTTTTTGGTTGACTAGTGCCTattatgtttcaatttttttaaaaaattttccccCCTTTCTTTAGGCCCTCTCGGATGTCTCTCAGATACCTAATGAGAGCAAGCATCCGTTAACTCAAACACAGCATGGTCTTTTAGGATCAGATACCCATTATAGCTTCAATCTACCTGGTGAATTAGGGGCAGTCCACCAGGAGCATCTTAGCAGCCACGGCGACAAACAAGTGCCTAGCCATTCAGGCAATGGTTCAAGCGAAGAAGTACAGGTTAAGAAATATTAACTATTATCCTGTAATTCTCTTTATGATGAATGTTAGACTTATGCTAGCTTCTGGGTTCCAGGTGCTCAGATCTAATATTAAACAGTCCTCAGTTACCCAACAATCTCAAGGTACACTTGATGCACCTTCGCATTTGGATTCTGCTAGCGAATACTACCCATCAGATAAGAAGACAGAAATCAAGGTTTGTGTCACTTTATACCCTGAATGTGGCTGCTTATCTTTGATAAACCTGATTCCCTCGTTGAAAAGTATAATAGGCATAATGTCCTCATTGAAAAGTATAATAAATCAATCTACAACCATATTTCTTATGCGTATTTCTTCCTTGGTTTCCAGGCTGAGGACGTTTTACCATCAGAGAACAAATCACTGGAGGAAGGGCTAAAATCTGGACAGGAGTGGCCTGCTTCAAGTGTCACAATATCAACTAGACAAATCTCTGTCAGTTCAAATGGTACTGCAGAGTCAACTATCTTTGCTCCACCGGTTTCAAATACTTTAATGCCTAGTAACCCACCGTTAGAGCCCAAACTTCTTGATGAACGATCACTGTTAGTTTGCATTGTTCGTGCAATTCCTGCTGGATCAGATGGAAAAATCAGAATCAGTACAACAGTGAGTTACATTTGACCCATATTTTACCCTTCAAATTAATCTTACCATCTTTTTTTGTTTAGCTACCAAACAGACTTGGCAAAATGCTTGCACCTCTGCATTGGCATGATTACAAGAAGTGTTATGGAAAGCTTGATGAATTTCTTGCTCATCACCCTGAGGTAAGCTTTACTCCTTGGTGCTTATTTTGTACTCGGAGCTCATGTTAATTGCGTTTTATTGTTGCA from Zingiber officinale cultivar Zhangliang chromosome 4A, Zo_v1.1, whole genome shotgun sequence includes the following:
- the LOC121971359 gene encoding uncharacterized protein LOC121971359 isoform X1, with the translated sequence MEAPVGLNGTIPVSASQAARKEWRAMPDHSYRSNGGEEREHLNVNQSAERTIHEVQVGSGRQDVEFCSLTIDVGSQITDAMLQRKLQEISRLREQLQQMEIELARTIARSEVLEMQNTYEVKLKEQIDINNNLKEQLREREKRLLELERKVEEKERELHTMKIDSEAAWAKEDLLREQNKELANYRRERDNSEAERAQHLSQIHDFQELIQDKEGQILALQEQHRVAQETIHFKEEQLREAHTWIARVQEMDALQSSTNQSLQVELRERIEHVNQYWISIQRQFLEMEHHHMQAIQQLQLELAEARGNNGKHKDGSQVARENSVDSSNSNASQINVIDGGKSNAQLGFSSNGSVDGTSAYVSTSNPSSKQPEHVPDVPLVPSTLMGMNSFIPPGQIASLHPYMLNPLSVPHPATSTNLHIPQSHMDPYQSIPIIPNHQQWQNQRVLALSDVSQIPNESKHPLTQTQHGLLGSDTHYSFNLPGELGAVHQEHLSSHGDKQVPSHSGNGSSEEVQVLRSNIKQSSVTQQSQGTLDAPSHLDSASEYYPSDKKTEIKAEDVLPSENKSLEEGLKSGQEWPASSVTISTRQISVSSNGTAESTIFAPPVSNTLMPSNPPLEPKLLDERSLLVCIVRAIPAGSDGKIRISTTLPNRLGKMLAPLHWHDYKKCYGKLDEFLAHHPELFVIEGDFIHLREGAQQIISATAAFAKVAAAASASSAPYTSLLSSVAVTPVAQVNRQKVTQSIESKAAISVPLADAVAMANAGVQSDTPTQILTRQDPRPNDARSNLIQGLSNVTISNKLKNVQEANALPSGAKLGNVFVHSAVGNTSNLDRTNLSWQNKGTGNGRHSLGGKQLGRSSGSNMISRR
- the LOC121971359 gene encoding uncharacterized protein LOC121971359 isoform X4, which encodes MEAPVGLNGTIPVSASQAARKEWRAMPDHSYRSNGGEEREHLNVNQSAERTIHEVGSGRQDVEFCSLTIDVGSQITDAMLQRKLQEISRLREQLQQMEIELARTIARSEVLEMQNTYEVKLKEQIDINNNLKEQLREREKRLLELERKVEEKERELHTMKIDSEAAWAKEDLLREQNKELANYRRERDNSEAERAQHLSQIHDFQELIQDKEGQILALQEQHRVAQETIHFKEEQLREAHTWIARVQEMDALQSSTNQSLQVELRERIEHVNQYWISIQRQFLEMEHHHMQAIQQLQLELAEARGNNGKHKDGSQVARENSVDSSNSNASQINVIDGGKSNAQLGFSSNGSVDGTSAYVSTSNPSSKQPEHVPDVPLVPSTLMGMNSFIPPGQIASLHPYMLNPLSVPHPATSTNLHIPQSHMDPYQSIPIIPNHQQWQNQRVLALSDVSQIPNESKHPLTQTQHGLLGSDTHYSFNLPGELGAVHQEHLSSHGDKQVPSHSGNGSSEEVQVLRSNIKQSSVTQQSQGTLDAPSHLDSASEYYPSDKKTEIKAEDVLPSENKSLEEGLKSGQEWPASSVTISTRQISVSSNGTAESTIFAPPVSNTLMPSNPPLEPKLLDERSLLVCIVRAIPAGSDGKIRISTTLPNRLGKMLAPLHWHDYKKCYGKLDEFLAHHPELFVIEGDFIHLREGAQQIISATAAFAKVAAAASASSAPYTSLLSSVAVTPVAQVNRQKVTQSIESKAAISVPLADAVAMANAGVQSDTPTQILTRQDPRPNDARSNLIQGLSNVTISNKLKNVQEANALPSGAKLGNVFVHSAVGNTSNLDRTNLSWQNKGTGNGRHSLGGKQLGRSSGSNMISRR
- the LOC121971359 gene encoding uncharacterized protein LOC121971359 isoform X2, which produces MEAPVGLNGTIPVSASQAARKEWRAMPDHSYRSNGGEEREHLNVNQSAERTIHEVQVGSGRQDVEFCSLTIDVGSQITDAMLQRKLQEISRLREQLQQMEIELARTIARSEVLEMQNTYEVKLKEQIDINNNLKEQLREREKRLLELERKVEEKERELHTMKIDSEAAWAKEDLLREQNKELANYRRERDNSEAERAQHLSQIHDFQELIQDKEGQILALQEQHRVAQETIHFKEEQLREAHTWIARVQEMDALQSSTNQSLQVELRERIEHVNQYWISIQRQFLEMEHHHMQAIQQLQLELAEARGNNGKHKDGSQVARENSVDSSNSNASQINVIDGGKSNAQLGFSSNGSVDGTSAYVSTSNPSSKPEHVPDVPLVPSTLMGMNSFIPPGQIASLHPYMLNPLSVPHPATSTNLHIPQSHMDPYQSIPIIPNHQQWQNQRVLALSDVSQIPNESKHPLTQTQHGLLGSDTHYSFNLPGELGAVHQEHLSSHGDKQVPSHSGNGSSEEVQVLRSNIKQSSVTQQSQGTLDAPSHLDSASEYYPSDKKTEIKAEDVLPSENKSLEEGLKSGQEWPASSVTISTRQISVSSNGTAESTIFAPPVSNTLMPSNPPLEPKLLDERSLLVCIVRAIPAGSDGKIRISTTLPNRLGKMLAPLHWHDYKKCYGKLDEFLAHHPELFVIEGDFIHLREGAQQIISATAAFAKVAAAASASSAPYTSLLSSVAVTPVAQVNRQKVTQSIESKAAISVPLADAVAMANAGVQSDTPTQILTRQDPRPNDARSNLIQGLSNVTISNKLKNVQEANALPSGAKLGNVFVHSAVGNTSNLDRTNLSWQNKGTGNGRHSLGGKQLGRSSGSNMISRR
- the LOC121971359 gene encoding stress response protein NST1-like isoform X3, with the protein product MEAPVGLNGTIPVSASQAARKEWRAMPDHSYRSNGGEEREHLNVNQSAERTIHEVQVGSGRQDVEFCSLTIDVGSQITDAMLQRKLQEISRLREQLQQMEIELARTIARSEVLEMQNTYEVKLKEQIDINNNLKEQLREREKRLLELERKVEEKERELHTMKIDSEAAWAKEDLLREQNKELANYRERDNSEAERAQHLSQIHDFQELIQDKEGQILALQEQHRVAQETIHFKEEQLREAHTWIARVQEMDALQSSTNQSLQVELRERIEHVNQYWISIQRQFLEMEHHHMQAIQQLQLELAEARGNNGKHKDGSQVARENSVDSSNSNASQINVIDGGKSNAQLGFSSNGSVDGTSAYVSTSNPSSKQPEHVPDVPLVPSTLMGMNSFIPPGQIASLHPYMLNPLSVPHPATSTNLHIPQSHMDPYQSIPIIPNHQQWQNQRVLALSDVSQIPNESKHPLTQTQHGLLGSDTHYSFNLPGELGAVHQEHLSSHGDKQVPSHSGNGSSEEVQVLRSNIKQSSVTQQSQGTLDAPSHLDSASEYYPSDKKTEIKAEDVLPSENKSLEEGLKSGQEWPASSVTISTRQISVSSNGTAESTIFAPPVSNTLMPSNPPLEPKLLDERSLLVCIVRAIPAGSDGKIRISTTLPNRLGKMLAPLHWHDYKKCYGKLDEFLAHHPELFVIEGDFIHLREGAQQIISATAAFAKVAAAASASSAPYTSLLSSVAVTPVAQVNRQKVTQSIESKAAISVPLADAVAMANAGVQSDTPTQILTRQDPRPNDARSNLIQGLSNVTISNKLKNVQEANALPSGAKLGNVFVHSAVGNTSNLDRTNLSWQNKGTGNGRHSLGGKQLGRSSGSNMISRR